A window of the Comamonas sp. Y33R10-2 genome harbors these coding sequences:
- a CDS encoding enoyl-CoA hydratase, with product MENAASSEFVTREDKAVYETDEPVLYSVDNGIATVTMNRPTFNNVQNSQMTYALDAAFRKATDDDSVKVIVLRGAGKHFSAGHDIGTPGRDINKPFERAHLWWDHTNKPGGEQLFAREQEVYLGMCRRWRDIPKPMIAMVQGACVAGGLMLAWVCDLIVASDDAFFQDPVVRMGIPGVEYFAHANELHPRIAKEFLLLGDRMPADRAYQLGMVNRVVPRAELQEQVDAIALRLTAQPRLGMALTKMVVNKAEDLQGLRATMDMAFGYHHFAHAHSQTMGMGQLGGQDAKSMVKANKEESKA from the coding sequence ATGGAAAACGCAGCTTCCAGCGAATTTGTGACACGCGAGGACAAGGCCGTCTACGAAACTGATGAGCCCGTGCTCTACAGCGTGGACAACGGCATTGCCACGGTCACCATGAACCGACCCACGTTTAACAACGTGCAAAACTCGCAGATGACCTATGCGCTGGATGCTGCCTTCCGCAAGGCGACTGATGACGATAGCGTCAAGGTCATCGTGCTGCGCGGTGCGGGCAAGCACTTTAGCGCGGGCCACGATATTGGCACGCCCGGTCGAGACATCAACAAGCCTTTTGAGCGTGCGCACCTGTGGTGGGATCACACCAACAAGCCCGGTGGCGAGCAATTGTTCGCCCGCGAGCAAGAGGTTTATTTGGGCATGTGCCGCCGCTGGCGCGACATTCCCAAACCCATGATCGCCATGGTGCAGGGCGCCTGCGTGGCGGGCGGTTTGATGCTGGCTTGGGTCTGCGACTTAATCGTGGCCAGCGATGATGCATTCTTTCAAGATCCCGTGGTGCGCATGGGCATCCCCGGTGTGGAGTACTTTGCCCACGCCAATGAACTGCACCCCCGCATCGCCAAAGAATTTTTGCTGCTGGGCGACCGCATGCCCGCAGACCGAGCCTACCAATTGGGCATGGTCAACCGCGTAGTGCCGCGCGCAGAGCTGCAAGAGCAAGTCGATGCCATCGCCCTGCGACTGACAGCCCAGCCCCGCTTGGGTATGGCGCTCACAAAGATGGTGGTCAACAAGGCCGAGGACCTGCAGGGCCTGCGCGCCACGATGGACATGGCTTTTGGCTATCACCACTTTGCACACGCGCATAGCCAAACTATGGGCATGGGGCAACTCGGTGGTCAAGACGCCAAGTCCATGGTCAAAGCCAACAAAGAAGAGTCAAAGGCATGA
- a CDS encoding enoyl-CoA hydratase family protein: MSIQQFHSQIHDNGVAELVIDRAPVNALNAAGWYGLAKEIQKLGDSPDVRVIVIRAENRGFCAGVDIKELATNDKLIIDVNAGNYATFKAVHLNKVPVIAAVHGFVLGGGIGICGASDIVIAAEDATFGLPEVDRGAMGGAAHLQRMFGVQKTRFLFFTGEMIGAQEAYRLGAVERVVPREQLRDTAMEIANKIAAKSPAMIRIAKEALTGIEDGNLEDKYRWEQGFTLQAYMSPDSAETRSAFVEKRDAKF, translated from the coding sequence ATGTCGATTCAACAATTTCACTCCCAAATTCACGACAACGGTGTGGCTGAGCTGGTGATTGACCGTGCTCCCGTGAACGCATTGAATGCTGCTGGCTGGTATGGGCTGGCCAAAGAGATCCAGAAGCTGGGCGACAGCCCTGATGTGCGCGTGATCGTGATCCGTGCTGAAAACCGTGGCTTTTGCGCTGGTGTGGACATCAAAGAGCTGGCCACTAACGACAAGCTCATCATTGATGTGAACGCAGGCAATTACGCCACGTTCAAGGCCGTGCACCTGAACAAAGTGCCGGTGATTGCTGCCGTGCACGGCTTTGTGCTGGGTGGCGGTATTGGTATCTGCGGCGCATCCGACATCGTGATTGCGGCTGAAGACGCCACTTTCGGCCTGCCCGAAGTGGACCGCGGTGCCATGGGCGGCGCGGCACATTTGCAGCGCATGTTTGGTGTGCAAAAAACCCGCTTCCTGTTCTTTACCGGCGAGATGATTGGCGCGCAAGAAGCCTACCGCTTGGGTGCGGTTGAGCGTGTCGTGCCCCGTGAGCAACTGCGTGATACCGCCATGGAAATCGCCAACAAGATTGCCGCCAAGAGCCCTGCCATGATCCGCATCGCCAAAGAGGCGCTGACCGGTATCGAAGACGGCAACTTGGAAGACAAATACCGCTGGGAGCAAGGCTTCACTTTGCAGGCCTATATGAGCCCCGACTCTGCCGAGACGCGCAGCGCCTTCGTGGAAAAGCGCGACGCCAAATTTTGA
- a CDS encoding alkene reductase, producing MNQMLFTPTQFGKIALQNRVVMAPMTRNRADVDGMPTDIMAEHYGQRGDAGLIVAEGAWPEVTGQAYCRQPGIETAEHVRGWRKVTDAVHARGGSIVLQIMHSGRIGSSQIKPAGVRSVSPSAIQAQGKIWTDAAGMQDFDVPHALSTEEVRKAIAEHAAAAKRAVDAGFDGVELHGTSGYLSLQFLHSSTNQRTDEYGGNAASRARFAAECLGAMGDVIGIDRVGLRLNPGNTFNDTSDENSAATHAELMRQAAKLGIAYLHVMRALFEPSIDAFKLARENFGANLILNDGFNGESAEAALQAGEGQAVSFARHFIANPDLVQRMRLGLPLSKFDRNTLYTAGAKGYNDYAQADEVQAA from the coding sequence ATGAATCAAATGCTTTTTACACCTACCCAGTTTGGCAAGATTGCGCTGCAAAACCGCGTAGTCATGGCCCCCATGACGCGCAACCGCGCTGATGTCGATGGCATGCCTACGGACATCATGGCTGAGCACTATGGTCAGCGCGGCGATGCCGGCTTGATCGTGGCTGAAGGCGCATGGCCTGAAGTGACGGGTCAAGCCTATTGCCGCCAGCCCGGTATTGAAACCGCCGAGCATGTGCGCGGCTGGCGCAAGGTGACAGATGCTGTGCATGCACGCGGTGGCTCCATCGTGCTGCAGATCATGCATTCAGGCCGTATTGGTAGTAGCCAGATCAAGCCAGCGGGCGTGCGCTCGGTATCGCCCTCAGCCATTCAGGCGCAGGGCAAGATCTGGACCGATGCTGCAGGCATGCAGGACTTCGACGTGCCCCATGCTTTGAGTACTGAAGAGGTTCGCAAAGCCATTGCCGAGCATGCCGCCGCGGCCAAGCGCGCTGTGGATGCTGGCTTTGACGGTGTGGAGTTGCACGGCACCAGTGGTTATTTAAGCCTGCAGTTTTTGCACTCCAGTACCAACCAGCGCACTGATGAGTACGGCGGCAACGCTGCCAGCCGCGCGCGCTTTGCAGCGGAGTGTTTGGGTGCTATGGGGGATGTGATTGGCATTGATCGCGTGGGCCTGCGTCTGAACCCCGGCAATACCTTTAACGACACATCCGATGAAAACTCAGCAGCCACCCATGCAGAGCTGATGCGCCAAGCCGCCAAGCTGGGCATTGCTTACCTGCACGTGATGCGTGCGCTGTTTGAGCCCTCCATTGATGCCTTCAAGCTGGCGCGTGAGAACTTTGGCGCCAACCTGATTCTGAACGACGGCTTTAATGGGGAAAGCGCAGAAGCGGCGCTGCAGGCAGGTGAGGGGCAGGCCGTGTCATTTGCGCGGCATTTCATTGCCAACCCAGACTTGGTGCAGCGCATGCGCCTGGGCTTGCCTTTGAGTAAATTTGACCGCAACACGCTGTACACCGCTGGTGCCAAGGGCTACAACGACTATGCGCAGGCTGATGAGGTTCAGGCTGCCTGA
- a CDS encoding CoA transferase subunit A, with the protein MANKVMTAKDVVASIKDGMTIGIGGWGPRRKPMALVRELLRSDVKDLTVVAYGGADVGMLCAAGKVKKLIFAFVSLDFIPLEPYFRKARQSGAIEVMEIDEGHMVLGLKAAGMRIPYIPTRVGLGTDVLKQNKSIKLIDSPYDGKQWLAMPAIKLDVALLHVDRADSRGVCQIAGPDIYMDDLFARAATNTYVSCDELVESSTFESADAARLVFWERSETTGVVHLPGGAHPTSCAPAYGFDAKHFKEYVASSKEEGGWDAYQQKYVQCTEQEYLEKVGGMDAIKRLPLPVF; encoded by the coding sequence ATGGCCAATAAAGTAATGACAGCGAAGGACGTTGTGGCATCCATCAAGGATGGCATGACGATTGGTATTGGTGGCTGGGGCCCGCGCCGTAAGCCCATGGCTTTGGTGCGCGAGCTGCTGCGCAGCGACGTCAAAGATTTGACCGTGGTGGCTTATGGCGGTGCCGATGTGGGCATGCTGTGCGCCGCTGGCAAGGTCAAGAAGTTGATCTTCGCTTTTGTCTCGCTGGACTTCATTCCGCTGGAGCCTTACTTTCGCAAGGCTCGCCAAAGCGGCGCCATCGAAGTGATGGAAATCGATGAAGGCCACATGGTGCTGGGTTTGAAGGCTGCCGGTATGCGCATCCCTTACATCCCCACCCGCGTGGGTCTGGGTACCGATGTGCTCAAGCAAAACAAGAGCATCAAGCTGATTGATTCTCCGTATGACGGCAAGCAATGGCTGGCCATGCCCGCCATCAAGCTCGATGTAGCGTTGCTGCATGTGGACCGCGCTGACTCGCGTGGCGTTTGCCAGATCGCAGGCCCCGATATTTATATGGACGACTTGTTCGCCCGCGCTGCAACTAACACCTATGTCAGCTGCGATGAGCTGGTGGAGTCCAGCACTTTCGAGTCGGCTGATGCGGCTCGCCTGGTGTTCTGGGAGCGCTCAGAAACCACGGGCGTGGTTCACCTGCCCGGCGGTGCTCACCCTACATCTTGCGCACCTGCGTATGGCTTTGATGCCAAGCATTTCAAGGAATACGTGGCAAGCAGCAAGGAAGAGGGCGGCTGGGACGCATACCAGCAAAAGTACGTGCAGTGCACGGAGCAGGAATATCTAGAAAAAGTCGGTGGTATGGACGCAATTAAGCGCCTGCCCCTTCCCGTGTTCTAA
- a CDS encoding nitronate monooxygenase family protein yields the protein MSNMNDMASLRTPICDLLGCRYPIIQTAMGYVAGADLVIGTTNAGGFGFLAGATIHADKIEAEILRVKRETDDQPFGLNFHMFQPNADQLLDLAVKYRLRAVSYGRGPDKKVIGRLRDADIVCMPTVGALKHAQKAIEMGANVITVQGGEGGGHTGSVPTTVLLPQVVDAVSVPVIAAGGFYDGRGLLAALAFGASGIAMGTRFLMTSDSKVPEATLQRYLAAKDAEKIAVSHLVDGMPQRMIPNEYLSVLEKASPMKRLRIALNLALKWKAETGMTTSQAISIFMKAMREDSSSVAQTVMAANAPMLLQRSMVDGNPADGVMSSGQVAALIGKLDSCEDVIGGIVRQAMERRDALNALSAVTPA from the coding sequence ATGAGCAATATGAACGACATGGCAAGCCTGCGCACCCCTATCTGTGACTTGCTAGGGTGCCGTTACCCCATCATCCAGACCGCTATGGGCTATGTAGCCGGTGCTGATCTGGTGATCGGTACGACAAACGCCGGTGGCTTTGGCTTTCTGGCCGGTGCCACGATTCACGCCGACAAGATTGAGGCCGAAATTTTGCGCGTCAAGCGCGAAACAGATGATCAGCCTTTTGGCCTGAACTTTCACATGTTCCAGCCTAATGCTGATCAGCTGCTGGATCTGGCTGTGAAGTACCGCCTGCGCGCCGTGAGCTATGGCCGCGGCCCGGACAAAAAGGTGATTGGCCGCCTGCGTGATGCCGACATCGTTTGCATGCCCACCGTGGGTGCTTTAAAGCATGCGCAAAAAGCCATTGAGATGGGCGCGAATGTCATCACCGTACAAGGCGGTGAAGGTGGCGGCCACACGGGCAGCGTGCCCACGACGGTGCTGCTGCCGCAGGTGGTGGATGCGGTCAGCGTGCCCGTGATTGCTGCTGGCGGCTTTTACGACGGTCGTGGTTTGTTGGCTGCACTGGCCTTTGGCGCATCGGGCATTGCCATGGGCACCCGCTTTTTGATGACCAGCGACTCCAAGGTTCCTGAAGCCACGCTGCAGCGCTACCTAGCCGCCAAAGACGCCGAAAAGATTGCCGTCTCGCATCTGGTCGACGGCATGCCCCAGCGCATGATTCCTAACGAATACCTGTCCGTGCTGGAAAAAGCCAGCCCCATGAAGCGCTTGCGCATTGCGCTGAATCTGGCGCTGAAGTGGAAGGCAGAAACTGGCATGACCACAAGTCAAGCCATAAGCATCTTCATGAAGGCCATGCGTGAGGATTCCTCCTCTGTGGCCCAGACCGTGATGGCGGCCAACGCCCCCATGCTGCTGCAGCGCTCCATGGTGGATGGCAATCCGGCTGATGGCGTGATGTCCTCCGGTCAAGTGGCCGCGCTGATTGGCAAGCTCGATAGCTGCGAAGACGTGATTGGCGGAATTGTTCGCCAAGCCATGGAACGCCGCGATGCATTGAACGCATTAAGTGCAGTGACCCCTGCGTAA
- a CDS encoding SDR family NAD(P)-dependent oxidoreductase produces MSKRLEGKVAFVTGGSSGIGASTAERFAQEGATVVICGRRKEALDEVVAKIKAAGGKAEAVVADVGVEAQIVGALEQTAKAHGKLDILVNNAMAYTWGGIEAMSTQDWQANFGTSVDGTFWGTRTALKLMKNGGGSIINLSSICGTLGTPYMAGYSAAKAAVINFSRAAAAEGAAAGVRVNVIIPAVIETPATAGMLADDASRQTTEKLIPMGRVGQSVEVANAILFLASDEASYVTGASLPVDGGRSAVLVTAL; encoded by the coding sequence ATGAGCAAGCGTCTTGAAGGCAAAGTGGCATTCGTTACTGGTGGTAGCTCCGGCATTGGTGCTTCCACAGCAGAGCGTTTCGCCCAAGAGGGTGCAACAGTGGTGATTTGCGGTCGCCGCAAGGAAGCACTGGATGAAGTGGTGGCCAAGATCAAGGCTGCGGGTGGCAAGGCTGAAGCGGTTGTGGCCGATGTGGGCGTTGAAGCTCAGATCGTTGGCGCACTGGAGCAAACGGCCAAGGCACACGGCAAGCTGGACATTCTGGTCAACAACGCCATGGCCTATACCTGGGGCGGCATTGAAGCCATGTCGACCCAAGACTGGCAAGCCAACTTTGGCACATCGGTTGACGGTACTTTCTGGGGTACGCGCACGGCATTGAAGCTGATGAAAAATGGCGGCGGCTCCATCATCAACCTCAGCTCCATCTGCGGCACGCTGGGTACGCCATATATGGCGGGTTACTCGGCAGCCAAGGCTGCGGTGATTAACTTCTCGCGCGCAGCAGCCGCTGAAGGCGCTGCTGCGGGTGTGCGCGTCAACGTGATCATTCCTGCTGTCATCGAAACGCCAGCTACTGCCGGCATGTTGGCAGATGACGCCTCGCGCCAGACCACGGAAAAGCTGATCCCTATGGGTCGTGTGGGTCAGTCGGTAGAGGTGGCGAATGCCATTTTGTTCTTGGCCAGCGATGAAGCCAGCTATGTGACCGGTGCTTCGCTGCCTGTGGATGGCGGTCGTTCTGCCGTGCTGGTGACAGCGTTGTAA
- a CDS encoding VOC family protein — protein sequence MMEIRGLAYVVAESSDLNRWVTYARDVLGMMPSTTADGDLLIKMDERQFRFQVQPGSQDKYAASGWEVANKEAFEQALKALEAADVPYEMGSPALCAKRQVQQLVIVMDPSGNRHEIVWGFKSDFTHFASPQGVSRFITGDYGLGHTVLPAPDFDKTVAFVRNVLGFGLSDIYNFKPAGDAGPTVRIHFFHCANGRHHSLALAEFPSPSGCVHVMVEVDNMPEVGRAMDRMQKSQTKLSATLGQHTNDKMISFYMKTPSNFDLEFGYGGAIIDWDHHITHEFTTVSLWGHDFSVGRPPENN from the coding sequence ATGATGGAAATACGTGGACTGGCTTACGTTGTCGCCGAGAGCTCTGATTTGAATCGCTGGGTTACCTATGCACGCGATGTGCTTGGAATGATGCCCAGCACCACTGCTGATGGCGATCTGCTGATCAAGATGGACGAGCGTCAGTTCCGCTTTCAGGTCCAGCCTGGCAGCCAAGACAAGTACGCAGCATCGGGCTGGGAAGTGGCTAACAAGGAAGCCTTTGAGCAAGCGCTTAAGGCCCTGGAAGCTGCAGATGTGCCCTATGAAATGGGCAGCCCCGCTTTGTGTGCCAAGCGTCAGGTGCAGCAATTGGTCATCGTGATGGATCCCTCGGGCAACCGCCACGAAATCGTTTGGGGCTTCAAGTCCGACTTCACGCATTTCGCATCGCCCCAAGGCGTATCGCGCTTCATCACGGGTGACTATGGCCTGGGCCACACCGTGCTGCCCGCCCCTGACTTTGATAAGACCGTGGCCTTTGTGCGCAATGTGCTGGGCTTTGGCCTCTCGGATATTTACAACTTCAAGCCTGCTGGCGATGCAGGCCCGACCGTTCGCATTCACTTCTTCCACTGCGCCAACGGGCGTCACCACAGCCTGGCGCTGGCTGAGTTCCCTTCTCCATCGGGCTGCGTGCACGTGATGGTTGAGGTGGACAACATGCCCGAAGTGGGCCGCGCCATGGACCGCATGCAAAAGAGCCAGACCAAGCTCTCGGCCACGCTGGGTCAGCACACCAACGACAAGATGATTTCCTTTTACATGAAGACGCCCTCGAACTTCGATCTGGAGTTTGGCTACGGCGGCGCCATCATCGATTGGGATCACCACATCACGCACGAGTTCACGACCGTCAGCCTCTGGGGTCACGATTTCTCCGTCGGTCGCCCCCCCGAAAACAACTAA
- a CDS encoding CoA-transferase subunit beta, whose product MSEIALVDRVICAAARAWENDGEVLATGIGLVPRLAASLCMKSINTDLMMTDSEAWVVSEPVPVGPRGEYQIKRESWMGFSRIFDNVWGGKRHAMVGPVQVDRFGQGNISMVGGDYARPKSMMLGVRGFPGNSINHANSFFVPNHSIKVFVDGEVDYVGSVGYNPARLAKGWTLEETTDIRFIFTNLCVMDFGGPDHQVRLLSLHPGVTLEQVKEATGFPIHIPANVGVTADPTPEQLALLAQLDPHNLRATAMGA is encoded by the coding sequence ATGAGTGAAATTGCATTGGTTGATCGCGTCATCTGCGCCGCGGCACGCGCTTGGGAAAATGATGGCGAAGTTCTGGCCACCGGCATCGGCTTGGTGCCGCGTCTGGCTGCTTCGCTGTGCATGAAGTCTATCAACACGGATTTGATGATGACGGACTCCGAAGCCTGGGTGGTGAGCGAGCCGGTTCCTGTCGGTCCCCGTGGTGAGTACCAAATCAAGCGTGAAAGCTGGATGGGTTTTTCTCGCATTTTCGATAACGTCTGGGGTGGCAAGCGCCACGCCATGGTGGGCCCCGTTCAGGTGGATCGCTTTGGTCAAGGCAACATCTCCATGGTGGGCGGTGACTATGCACGTCCCAAATCGATGATGCTGGGTGTGCGCGGTTTTCCGGGTAACTCCATCAACCACGCCAACTCTTTCTTTGTGCCTAACCACAGCATCAAAGTGTTTGTCGATGGCGAGGTGGATTACGTGGGCTCGGTGGGTTACAACCCTGCACGTTTGGCCAAGGGCTGGACGCTGGAAGAAACCACCGACATCCGCTTCATCTTTACCAACCTGTGCGTGATGGACTTTGGTGGTCCTGACCATCAAGTGCGCTTGCTGTCGCTGCACCCCGGTGTGACGTTGGAACAAGTCAAAGAGGCGACGGGTTTCCCTATCCACATTCCAGCCAACGTCGGCGTAACTGCGGACCCCACACCCGAGCAGCTGGCTTTGCTGGCGCAACTCGATCCGCACAATCTGCGCGCTACGGCCATGGGAGCCTGA
- a CDS encoding SDR family NAD(P)-dependent oxidoreductase, whose translation MRLAGKVAVVTGAGQGMGRAIAQRFADEGATVVAVDLNVESAKQTLEGKTGKHVARSVNVADSAAVDQFFAEIKNELGGVDVLVNNAGTGAVDQFADITDETWARVIGVNLNGAFYCARAAVKQMQEGKGGTIVNISSTSAVSGDGPAHYCASKAAMMGLTRGMAKELAPKGIRVNTLVPGPTNTPMMQGIPKEWADAIIAGVPMGRMAEPDDIAKVAVFLASDDSGFVTGQNVAVNGGSAFL comes from the coding sequence ATGCGTTTAGCTGGAAAAGTGGCGGTAGTCACAGGTGCTGGTCAGGGTATGGGTCGTGCGATTGCACAACGTTTCGCCGATGAAGGCGCAACCGTGGTGGCCGTGGACCTGAATGTAGAGTCCGCCAAGCAAACTCTGGAAGGCAAAACGGGCAAGCATGTGGCCCGTTCGGTCAATGTGGCTGACAGTGCTGCTGTCGATCAGTTTTTCGCAGAGATCAAAAATGAATTGGGTGGTGTGGATGTGCTGGTGAACAACGCTGGCACCGGCGCTGTCGATCAGTTTGCCGACATCACCGATGAAACTTGGGCGCGCGTGATTGGCGTGAACCTGAATGGTGCTTTCTACTGCGCGCGCGCTGCGGTCAAGCAGATGCAAGAAGGCAAGGGCGGCACCATCGTCAATATCTCCAGCACCTCAGCTGTGAGTGGTGATGGCCCCGCGCATTACTGCGCTTCCAAGGCCGCCATGATGGGCTTGACCCGCGGCATGGCCAAAGAACTGGCACCCAAGGGCATTCGTGTGAACACCCTGGTTCCCGGCCCTACCAACACCCCCATGATGCAAGGCATTCCCAAGGAATGGGCTGATGCCATCATCGCCGGCGTGCCCATGGGCCGCATGGCCGAGCCTGATGACATCGCCAAGGTGGCCGTGTTCCTGGCCAGCGATGACAGCGGTTTTGTGACCGGTCAGAACGTGGCAGTCAACGGCGGCAGCGCCTTCCTGTAA
- a CDS encoding acyl-CoA dehydrogenase family protein, whose translation MDLTYTPAQKAFRTKVRAWLKDNVPKERLKSYDTREGFEQHRAWEALLAGAGYSAVMWPKDLGGSGCDLTEWLIFEEEYWAADAPARVNQNGILLLGSTIMEFGTPEQKARFLPRMARCDDMWAQGWSEPNAGSDMAAISSRATRQGDKFILNGQKIWSTRAIFADWVFGLFRSDPTSSRHHGLSYILVPLNTPGITVRPIRAINGREHFAEIFFDDVEVSAENLIGAEGKGWHVAMATAGFERGLLLRSPARYQRSAQKLVDLYLRNQADADRDHSIRDAVLRAWQGAEAYTLSSYHTVGRLNKGAQIGAEASTNKIVWSELDILINETAMRILGQRAELIDDEEANDWLEGFLFAQAGPIYAGSNEIQRNIIAQRMLGLPKS comes from the coding sequence ATGGATTTGACCTACACCCCTGCGCAAAAGGCTTTTCGCACCAAGGTGCGCGCCTGGCTCAAGGACAATGTACCCAAAGAGCGGCTCAAAAGCTACGACACGCGCGAAGGCTTTGAGCAGCACCGTGCATGGGAAGCCCTGCTGGCAGGCGCCGGTTACAGCGCCGTCATGTGGCCCAAAGATTTGGGCGGTAGCGGCTGCGATCTGACCGAGTGGCTGATCTTTGAAGAAGAATACTGGGCCGCCGATGCACCTGCACGCGTCAATCAGAACGGTATTTTGTTGCTGGGCTCCACCATCATGGAGTTTGGTACGCCTGAGCAAAAAGCCCGCTTTCTGCCCCGCATGGCCCGTTGTGATGACATGTGGGCGCAAGGCTGGTCCGAGCCCAATGCAGGCTCTGACATGGCGGCCATCAGCAGCCGTGCCACGCGTCAGGGTGACAAGTTCATCTTGAACGGCCAGAAAATCTGGTCCACCCGCGCCATCTTTGCAGACTGGGTTTTTGGCCTGTTCCGTAGCGACCCCACCTCCAGCCGTCACCACGGCCTGAGCTACATTCTGGTGCCTCTGAACACGCCCGGTATCACCGTGCGCCCCATCCGCGCCATCAATGGCCGCGAGCATTTCGCTGAAATCTTCTTCGATGACGTGGAAGTCTCTGCCGAGAACTTGATTGGTGCCGAAGGCAAGGGCTGGCATGTGGCCATGGCAACTGCTGGTTTTGAACGTGGTCTGCTGCTGCGCTCTCCTGCACGCTATCAGCGCAGTGCTCAAAAGCTGGTGGACTTGTACTTGCGCAATCAGGCCGATGCTGACCGTGACCACTCCATCCGTGATGCCGTGCTGCGCGCATGGCAGGGGGCTGAGGCTTACACCTTGTCTTCGTACCACACCGTGGGTCGCCTGAACAAGGGCGCGCAAATCGGTGCTGAAGCGAGCACGAACAAGATTGTCTGGTCCGAGCTGGACATCTTGATCAACGAAACCGCCATGCGCATTTTGGGTCAGCGTGCAGAGCTGATCGATGACGAAGAAGCCAATGACTGGCTTGAAGGTTTCCTGTTTGCTCAAGCGGGCCCCATATACGCGGGCAGCAACGAGATTCAACGCAACATCATTGCCCAGCGCATGCTGGGTCTGCCCAAATCCTGA
- a CDS encoding nuclear transport factor 2 family protein, whose translation MSEPVNQWPQTLEDRIDRLESLDAIRQLAGKYSLSLDMRDMDAHVNLFAPDIKVGKEKIGRDHFMAWQDSTLRDQFTGTSHHLGQHIIEFVDKDHATGVVYSKNEHECGAEWVIMQMLYWDDYERIDGQWFFRRRLPCYWYATDLNKPPIGDMKMRWPGREPYHGAFHDLFPSWKEFWANRPGKDELPQVAAPAPLEQFLKTMRRGTPAPRMRVR comes from the coding sequence ATGAGTGAACCCGTGAATCAGTGGCCACAAACGCTGGAAGATCGTATCGACCGACTGGAGTCGCTGGATGCGATTCGTCAGCTGGCTGGCAAGTACTCTTTGTCGCTGGACATGCGTGACATGGATGCCCACGTCAACCTATTTGCTCCCGATATCAAGGTTGGCAAGGAGAAGATTGGGCGTGATCATTTCATGGCTTGGCAAGACAGTACGCTGCGTGACCAGTTCACGGGCACTTCTCACCACCTTGGGCAGCACATCATTGAGTTTGTGGACAAGGATCACGCCACTGGCGTGGTCTATTCTAAAAACGAGCATGAGTGCGGTGCCGAGTGGGTCATCATGCAGATGCTGTATTGGGATGACTACGAGCGCATTGACGGTCAGTGGTTCTTCCGCCGCCGTCTGCCCTGCTACTGGTATGCCACCGATCTGAACAAGCCGCCAATTGGCGACATGAAGATGCGCTGGCCCGGTCGTGAGCCCTATCACGGTGCTTTCCACGACCTGTTCCCGAGCTGGAAAGAATTCTGGGCCAACCGCCCCGGCAAGGATGAGCTGCCGCAAGTGGCTGCGCCCGCGCCACTGGAGCAATTCCTCAAAACCATGCGCCGCGGCACGCCCGCACCGCGCATGCGTGTGCGCTAA